The following are encoded together in the Brassica napus cultivar Da-Ae chromosome A9, Da-Ae, whole genome shotgun sequence genome:
- the LOC106435826 gene encoding EP1-like glycoprotein 4, whose translation MKTSITLAIFLTLSIFSLTGAQAKVPIDEQFRVVNEGDYTDYSPIEYNADVRGFRPFNDNFRLCFYNTTPNAYTLALRIGNRAQESTLRWVWEANRDSPVKEDATLTFGEDGNLVLAEADGRVVWQTNTANKNAVGIKILENGNMVIYDSNGKFVWQSFDSPTDTLLVGQSLKANGQNKLVSRRSPSVNANGPYSLVMEAKKLVLYYTTNKTPKPIAYYEYEFFTKITQLQSMTFQAVEDSDTTWGLHMEGVDSGSQFNVSTFLSRPKHNATLSFLRLESDGNVRVWSYSTSASSTAWDVTYTAFTNADTDGNDECRLAEHCGEFGLCKKGQCNACPSDKGLLGWDEATCKTPSLTSCDPKTFHYFKIEGADSFMTKYNGGSSTTEKACGDKCTRDCKCLGFFYNRKSSRCWLGYELKTLTRTGDASLVAYVKAPNANKNSALAI comes from the coding sequence atgaaaacctcAATCACATTAGCCATCTTCCTCACtctctccatcttctccttAACCGGAGCACAAGCCAAAGTCCCCATCGATGAGCAGTTCCGAGTTGTCAACGAAGGAGACTACACCGACTACAGTCCCATTGAATACAATGCCGACGTACGTGGCTTCCGACCCTTCAACGACAACTTCCGTCTCTGCTTCTACAACACAACTCCAAACGCATACACTCTCGCTCTAAGAATCGGAAACAGAGCCCAAGAATCAACTCTCCGATGGGTCTGGGAAGCAAACAGAGACTCTCCGGTCAAAGAAGACGCCACGTTGACTTTCGGTGAAGACGGAAACCTAGTACTCGCCGAAGCCGATGGTCGTGTGGTGTGGCAAACGAACACGGCTAACAAAAACGCCGTTGGTATCAAAATCTTGGAGAATGGCAATATGGTAATATACGACTCCAACGGGAAGTTCGTATGGCAAAGCTTTGATTCACCGACCGACACACTTCTTGTCGGACAGTCTTTGAAAGCCAACGGTCAGAATAAGCTCGTGAGCCGAAGGTCTCCATCGGTCAACGCAAACGGACCTTACAGTCTCGTGATGGAAGCCAAGAAGCTAGTTCTGTACTACACGACAAACAAAACGCCGAAACCAATCGCGTATTACGAATATGAGTTCTTTACCAAGATAACTCAGTTACAGTCAATGACATTCCAAGCTGTGGAGGATTCGGACACCACGTGGGGTCTACACATGGAAGGTGTGGACTCTGGTTCTCAGTTCAACGTCTCGACTTTCCTCTCGCGGCCTAAACACAACGCTACGTTGAGTTTTCTTCGGTTAGAATCAGATGGAAACGTTAGAGTTTGGAGTTACAGTACGTCAGCGAGTTCTACCGCTTGGGACGTTACATACACGGCGTTTACAAACGCCGATACTGACGGTAATGATGAGTGTAGACTCGCTGAGCATTGTGGTGAGTTTGGTTTGTGTAAGAAAGGACAGTGTAACGCTTGTCCTAGCGACAAAGGGCTTCTTGGTTGGGACGAGGCTACTTGTAAGACTCCGAGTCTGACTAGTTGCGATCCCAAGACGTTTCATTACTTCAAGATTGAAGGAGCAGATAGTTTTATGACTAAGTATAACGGAGGCTCGTCGACGACGGAGAAAGCGTGTGGGGACAAGTGTACGAGAGATTGTAAGTGTTTAGGATTTTTCTACAATCGGAAGAGTTCGAGGTGTTGGTTGGGTTATGAGCTCAAGACATTGACTAGAACCGGAGATGCTTCCCTCGTTGCTTATGTCAAGGCTCCTAATGCTAACAAGAACTCAGCTCTTGCCATTTGA
- the LOC125578603 gene encoding 50S ribosomal protein L7/L12-like, which yields MTKKIDQNTDGLLKLNMISFTIPILFSHKLGINRYGSTVSVAADNLAAHTSGSAENRTVEKTAFDVKLEKFEAASKIKVNKEIKAFTELGLKGSGGDENPRRTTISAMFEQQPALKSARKILESAIGLMLNRECSFREQRGVVAHRIHRTHL from the coding sequence ATGACAAAGAAGATCGACCAAAACACCGACGGCTTGCTCAAACTAAACATGATTAGCTTTACGATTCCAATTCTCTTCAGCCATAAACTCGGTATCAACCGTTACGGCTCCACTGTGTCTGTAGCTGCTGATAATCTTGCTGCTCACACATCTGGCTCAGCTGAGAATAGAACCGTAGAGAAGACAGCTTTTGATGTGAAGCTGGAGAAGTTTGAAGCGGCGTCGAAGATTAAGGTGAATAAGGAGATAAAAGCATTTACGGAGCTGGGACTGAAAGGATCCGGAGGCGATGAGAATCCAAGACGCACGACGATCTCGGCAATGTTTGAACAGCAGCCAGCTTTAAAATCCGCTAGGAAAATTCTTGAATCCGCCATCGGGTTGATGCTTAACAGAGAGTGTTCTTTCCGAGAACAGAGAGGTGTAGTTGCTCATCGCATTCACCGAACACATTTATAG
- the LOC106435833 gene encoding aspartic proteinase A1 translates to MGIYSKTVAVSLIVSFLLFLSASAERNDGTFRVGLKKLKLDPKSRIAARVGSKQLKPLRGYGLGDSGDADIVTLKNYLDAQYYGEIAIGTPPQKFTVVFDTGSSNLWVPSSKCYFSIACLFHSKYKSSRSSTYEKNGKSAAIHYGTGAIAGFFSNDAVTVGDLVVKDQEFIEATKEPGITFVLAKFDGILGLGFQEISVGNAAPVWYNMLKQGLIKEPVFSFWLNRNADDEEGGELVFGGVDPNHYKGEHTYVPVTQKGYWQFDMGDVLIGGAPTGYCESGCSAIADSGTSLLAGPTTVITMINHAIGAAGVVSQQCKTVVDQYGQTILDLLLSETQPKKICSQIGLCTFDGKRDVSMGIESVVDKENAKSSNGVGDAACSACEMAVVWIQSQLRQNMTQERILDYINDLCERLPSPMGESAVDCAQLSTMPTVSLTIGGKVFDLAPEEYVLKVGEGPAAQCISGFIALDVAPPRGPLWILGDVFMGKYHTVFDFGKEQVGFAEAV, encoded by the exons ATGGGAATATACTCTAAAACGGTTGCTGTGTCACTCATTGTCTCGTTCCTGttgtttctctctgcctctgCTGAGCGTAATGATGGGACCTTCAGAGTTGGTCTGAAGAAACTTAAGTTGGATCCCAAAAGCCGTATTGCGGCACGTGTTGGTTCTAAGCAGTTAAAGCCCTTGAGGGGTTACGGTCTTGGGGATTCTGGAGATGCTGATATTGTCACGTTGAAGAATTACTTAGATGCTCAGTACTACGGTGAGATCGCTATTGGTACTCCGCCGCAGAAGTTTACTGTGGTTTTTGACACTGGGAGCTCTAACCTCTGGGTGCCATCATCGAAATGCTATTTCTCG ATTGCATGTCTCTTCCATTCCAAATACAAGTCCTCGCGTTCAAGCACATATGAGAAGAATG GAAAATCCGCCGCAATTCACTACGGAACTGGGGCGATTGCTGGGTTCTTTAGTAATGATGCCGTCACCGTTGGTGATTTAGTTGTCAAGGATCAG GAGTTTATTGAGGCAACCAAGGAGCCTGGTATAACATTCGTTCTAGCTAAATTTGATGGTATCCTTGGTCTTGGATTCCAAGAGATCTCTGTTGGCAATGCCGCTCCCGTTTG GTACAACATGCTTAAGCAAGGCCTCATCAAGGAGCCGGTGTTTTCATTTTGGCTTAACCGTAACGCTGATGATGAAGAAGGTGGTGAACTTGTATTTGGAGGTGTTGATCCAAATCATTACAAGGGAGAACATACTTATGTCCCTGTGACACAAAAGGGTTACTGGCAG TTTGATATGGGTGATGTTCTCATTGGCGGTGCACCCACTG GATATTGCGAAAGTGGCTGTTCTGCGATAGCAGATTCTGGAACATCTTTGCTTGCGGGTCCAACA ACTGTAATCACCATGATCAACCATGCTATTGGAGCAGCTGGAGTTGTTAGCCAGCAGTGCAAGACTGTTGTGGATCAGTACGGACAGACCATTTTGGATCTGCTTTTGTCTGAG ACCCAGCCGAAGAAAATCTGCTCGCAGATTGGTCTGTGCACTTTCGATGGTAAACGTGATGTCAG TATGGGCATTGAGTCAGTGGTGGACAAGGAAAACGCCAAATCTTCCAATGGTGTTGGAGATGCCGCATGTTCTGCGTGTGAGATGGCAGTTGTTTGGATACAGAGCCAGTTGAGGCAGAACATGACTCAGGAACGCATATTAGACTACATCAACGAT CTATGCGAGCGTCTTCCCAGCCCAATGGGAGAGTCTGCAGTGGACTGTGCACAACTCTCGACCATGCCTACGGTTTCGCTCACTATTGGAGGCAAAGTCTTTGATCTCGCTCCAGAGGAG TATGTTCTGAAGGTTGGTGAGGGCCCTGCGGCGCAGTGCATCAGTGGCTTTATTGCACTCGACGTTGCCCCACCTCGTGGACCTCTCTG GATCCTTGGAGATGTGTTCATGGGAAAATACCACACCGTGTTTGACTTTGGAAAAGAGCAAGTCGGGTTTGCAGAGGCAGTGTAA
- the LOC106435834 gene encoding F-box protein At2g32560, whose amino-acid sequence MLLYFLISCLSFFFLSKSFSLPPWASETKTLLSFHLSKNLLFTNTLHPTTKPDPPSPALDQMTILDLPDLALDRILDLLPPSGLSSMAMVCSSFRERCVNDHLWEKHLVNKWGKVLGPAAHREWKRYLSSSSSHLDSSPRHQTSHHPLGFDTIISCLRSISSVLRDGDRQRKALPVDSTMSFYISLETGRFWFPAQVYNRENGHVGFMLSCYDAELSYDTITDTFQARYPPHGRRAVGVEKGVTWERLRAAPLEASPHHLHVSESLNQLKPGDHIEIQWRRNKEFPYGWWYGIVGHLESCDGDLNHCHCHLSETVVLEFNQYTVGSRWRRTMINKSDHREEGNEEDGFYGGIRKLSCKEEIAMWTRLWPSSNLE is encoded by the exons ATGCTTCTCTACTTTCTCATCTCttgtctttctttctttttcttgtccAAATCTTTCTCCCTCCCTCCATGGGCATCTGAGACCAAAACCTTGCTCTCTTTCCACCTCTCCAAGAACCTCCTCTTCACCAACACTCTCCATCCAACCACCAAACCTGATCCACCCTCTCCCGCGCTAGACCAGATGACAATCCTCGACCTCCCTGACCTGGCTCTCGACCGCATTCTCGACCTCCTTCCACCCTCTGGACTCTCTAGTATGGCTATGGTTTGCAGCTCCTTTAGGGAGAGGTGCGTGAATGATCATCTGTGGGAGAAACACTTGGTGAACAAATGGGGCAAGGTCCTTGGCCCTGCTGCTCATAGAGAGTGGAAACGctatctctcttcttcctcgagtCACCTTGATTCTTCTCCTCGTCACCAAACTAGTCATCATCCTCTTGGGTTTGACACAATCATCTCTTGTCTTCGATCTATTTCCTCTGTTTTGAGAGATGGTGATAGACAGAGGAAGGCTCTGCCAGTTGATTCCACTATGAGCTTCTATATCTCCCTTGAGACTGGTCGGTTTTGGTTCCCAGCTCAAGTTTATAACCGTGAG AATGGGCATGTTGGATTCATGTTGTCATGCTATGATGCGGAGCTCAGCTATGACACTATCACTGATACTTTTCAAGCCag GTATCCACCACATGGCAGAAGAGCAGTTGGGGTTGAAAAGGGAGTGACATGGGAGAGGCTAAGAGCAGCTCCCCTTGAGGCgtctcctcatcatcttcatgtgTCAGAGTCTCTAAACCAGTTGAAACCTGGAGATCACATCGAGATTCAGTGGAGAAGGAACAAAGAGTTCCCTTATG GATGGTGGTATGGTATCGTTGGCCATTTGGAATCTTGTGATGGGGATCTCAACCATTGTCATTGCCATCTTAGTG AGACGGTGGTGTTGGAATTCAACCAGTACACAGTGGGATCAAGGTGGAGAAGAACGATGATCAACAAGAGTGATCATAGAGAGGAAGGTAACGAGGAAGACGGTTTCTACGGAGGAATCCGAAAGCTAAGTTGTAAAGAAGAGATTGCAATGTGGACACGCCTCTGGCCATCCTCCAACTTGGAGTag
- the LOC106412158 gene encoding uncharacterized protein LOC106412158, producing MQHLLFAVVLAEVAVILALSFKTPIRKLLIMSLDRAKRGRGPVVVQTVSATVCVVLVASVYGMMKIQKRWVEEGAMNPTDEVIMSKHLLESTLMGGFLFLGLMIDRLHHYMRELRMRRKTMEAIKKEGSVLEGEKARASDEVKSLKQEITALQERQKQLAAEIEAKSKEIRTEETSGIALQKQSEGFLIEFNRLSEENQDLRNQLHTVDSRISRSSIKKNT from the exons ATGCAGCATCTACTCTTCGCGGTTGTACTCGCCGAGGTCGCGGTGATACTCGCGCTCTCTTTCAAAACGCCGATTCGGAAGCTCCTGATCATGAGCCTGGATCGCGCCAAGCGCGGACGTGGGCCCGTGGTGGTACAGACGGTTTCCGCGACGGTGTGCGTGGTTCTGGTGGCGAGCGTGTACGGTATGATGAAGATCCAGAAGCGCTGGGTCGAGGAGGGTGCAATGAACCCGACGGATGAGGTCATCATGTCTAAGCATCTCCTTGAATCGACTCTCATGG GTGGGTTTCTTTTCCTTGGGCTGATGATAGACAGGCTGCACCACTACATGAGAGAGCTACGCATGAGAAGGAAGACCATGGAAGCTATAAAGAAGGAAGGATCGGTTCTGGAAGGCGAGAAAGCCAGAGCTTCAGACGAAGTCAAAAGCTTGAAACAAGAGATCACGGCGCTTCAGGAAAGACAAAAGCAGCTGGCTGCTGAGATCGAGGCAAAGTCTAAAGAAATCCGTACTGAAGAAACAAGTGGGATCGCTCTACAGAAGCAATCTGAAGGGTTCCTGATCGAGTTTAACCGGTTGTCTGAGGAAAACCAGGATCTTCGAAACCAATTGCACACTGTGGATTCAAGAATCTCGCGTTCAAGCATCAAGAAGAATACTTGA
- the LOC106435832 gene encoding 25.3 kDa vesicle transport protein-like codes for MVKMTLIARVTDGLPLAEGLDDGRDLPDSDMYKQQVKSLFKNLSRGHNEASRMSVETGPYVFHYIIEGRVCYLTMCDRSYPKKLAFQYLEDLRNEFERVNGPNIETAARPYAFIKFDTFIQKTKKLYQDTRTQRNIAKLNDELYEVHQIMTRNVQEVLGVGEKLDQVSEMSSRLTSESRIYADKAKDLNRQALIRKWAPVAIVLGVVFLLFWVKNKLW; via the exons ATGGTGAAAATGACATTGATAGCTCGTGTTACTGACGGTTTGCCTCTAGCAGAGGGACTCGACGATGGTCGTGACTTACCAGATTCCGACATGTATAAGCAACAGGTCAAGTCTCTGTTCaaaaatctctccagaggtcaTAACGAAGCCTCGAGAATGTCCGTTGAAACTGGCCCCTATGTTTTCCA TTACATCATCGAAGGACGCGTGTGCTACTTGACAATGTGTGACCGCTCTTACCCGAAGAAACTCGCGTTTCAGTACCTGGAAGATCTCAGGAATGAGTTTGAACGTGTGAACGGGCCTAACATTGAGACAGCTGCTAGACCTTATGCCTTTATTAAATTTG ATACTTTCATACAGAAAACGAAGAAACTGTACCAAGACACTCGTACGCAACGGAATATTGCTAAGCTGAATGATGAACTCTATGAGGTCCATCAGATAATGACGCGGAATGTGCAGGAAGTCCTTGGTGTTGGTGAAAAGCTGGACC aGGTGAGCGAGATGTCAAGTAGGCTAACTTCCGAATCTCGTATATATGCTGATAAGGCTAAAGATTTGAACCGTCAG GCTTTGATCCGGAAATGGGCACCAGTTGCGATCGTTTTGGGTGtcgttttccttcttttttggGTCAAGAACAAGCTATGGTAA
- the LOC106414079 gene encoding GPI mannosyltransferase 2-like, with amino-acid sequence MAKAMEPNSKSRKELVLIKYAVFSRLLVLFLTISWRSFLQPYDTSAALNPPCLHHEEVTEESPPLNAVSKTLENGVVWDSVYFVRISQCGYEYEQTYAFLPLLPFFISLLSRTVFAPLVPLIGLRGVMVLSGYVVSNLAFVFAAIYLFRVSVIVLKDAEASFRASVMFCFNPASIFYSSVYSESLYALFSIGGLYHLLSGASNVAVLWFALSGCARSNGILNAGYICFQTMHRAYEALYLKRRVCLCVQVLVTGLLRCICICLPFVAFQAYGYYNICHGHKLEELRPWCKAKVPLLYNFIQSHYWGVGFLRYFRFKQLPNFLLASPILSLAVCSIVSYMKTRHELFISLGFQATEKEKRSSARLYSLKDALEPDVITSSNDNRDIRQRKPRRKDVTVINAAAKSNSPETTGYFSADVFPFVVHLGLMTATAFFIMHVQVATRFLSASPSLYWFASHLIASPRHRKWGYLIWSYCAAYILLGTLLFSNFYPFT; translated from the exons ATGGCGAAAGCCATGGAACCAAACTCGAAATCCAGGAAAGAACTCGTCTTGATCAAATACGCCGTCTTCTCGCGACTCCTCGTTCTCTTCTTAACCATTTCGTGGCGGAGCTTCCTCCAACCGTACGATACATCCGCCGCGCTCAACCCGCCTTGCCTGCATCACGAAGAAGTCACCGAAGAGTCTCCTCCACTCAATGCGGTCTCGAAGACTCTTGAAAACGGCGTCGTTTGGGACAGCGTGTATTTCGTTAGGATCAGTCAGTGTGGGTATGAGTATGAGCAGACTTACGCCTTCTTGCCTCTTCTTCCCTTCttcatctctcttctctctcgcaCAG TTTTTGCGCCTTTGGTTCCATTGATTGGTCTTCGAGGTGTAATGGTGTTGTCTGGTTACGTCGTCAGCAACTTGGCCTTCGTGTTTGCTGCTATCTATCTGTTCAG GGTTTCAGTTATTGTCTTGAAGGACGCTGAAGCATCATTCAGGGCTTCAGTTATGTTCTGTTTCAATCCAGCGTCCATATTCTATTCATCAGT ATATTCAGAAAGTCTATATGCTCTTTTCTCAATTGGAGGATTGTATCACTTGTTATCTGGCGCCAGCAATGTAGCAGTTCTCTGGTTTGCACTCTCTGGTTGTGCAAGGTCCAATGGGATTCTCAATGCTGGTTATATCTGTTTCCAGACTATGCATCGAGCATATGAAGCTTTATATCTGAAAAGGCGCGTTTGT TTGTGTGTGCAGGTTTTAGTTACTGGATTACTTCGGTGCATTTGCATTTGTCTTCCTTTTGTCGCATTTCAAGCATACggatactataacatatgtcatGGACATAAGCTCGAAGAATTGAGACCTTGGTGCAAAGCAAAGGTACCTTTGCTGTACAACTTCATTCAAAGTCATTACTG GGGTGTAGGGTTCCTTAGATACTTTCGGTTTAAGCAACTCCCAAACTTTCTGCTCGCTTCCCCAATTCTGTCTCTAGCTGTGTGTTCAATTGTAAGTTACATGAAGACTAGGCATGAGCTCTTCATTTCGCTGGGCTTTCAAGCTACcgagaaagaaaagagatctTCTGCAAGGCTTTATTCTCTAAAGGATGCACTTGAACCAGATGTTATAACTTCATCAAATGATAACCGTGACATTAGGCAGCGAAAGCCGAGGAGAAAGGACGTGACTGTCATCAATGCAGCTGCGAAATCCAACTCGCCAGAGACAACAGGATACTTTTCAGCTGATGTTTTTCCATTTGTCGTCCACTTGGGTTTAATGACAGCCACAGCGTTCTTCATCATGCATGTTCAG GTTGCAACACGGTTCTTGTCAGCGAGCCCTTCTCTTTACTGGTTTGCATCACATTTGATTGCATCTCCTAGACATAGGAAATGGGGATACTTGATATGGTCATATTGTGCAGCCTATATCCTCCTTGGCACTCTTCTCTTCTCGAACTTTTATCCATTCACTTGA
- the LOC106412010 gene encoding serine--tRNA ligase, chloroplastic/mitochondrial-like isoform X2, which translates to MKGKLEPSERERLVEEGKSLKESLVTLEEDLVKLQDELQQVARSIPNMTHPDVPVGGEDSSAIRKEVGSPREFSFPIKDHLQLGKDLDLIDFDSASEVSGSKFFYLKNEAVLLEMALLNWTLSEVMKKGFTPLTTPEIVRSSIVEKCGFQPRGDNTQVYSIDGTDQCLIGTAEIPVGGIHMDSILLESALPLKYIAFSHCFRTEAGAAGAATKGLYRVHQFSKAEMFVLCRPEDSETFHDELIQIEEDLFTSLGLHFKTLDMATADLGAPAYRKFDIEAWMPGLGRYGEISSASNCTDYQSRRLGIRYRPSEPVQTGSKKGKASLPATKFVHTLNATACAVPRMMVCLLENYQQDDGSVVIPEPLRPFMGGIEIIKPKLR; encoded by the exons ATGAAAGGGAAGCTTGAACCTTCAGAACGTGAAAGACTCGTTGAAGAAG gTAAAAGTCTTAAGGAGAGTCTTGTAACTCTGGAAGAAGACCTCGTGAAGCTTCAAGATGAGCTCCAACAAGTGGCACGGTCTataccaaatatgactcaccCTGATGTTCCTGTTGGTGGAGAGGATTCATCGGCTATTAGAAAGGAG GTTGGTAGTCCACGTGAGTTTAGTTTTCCAATCAAGGATCATCTTCAGCTTGGGAAGGATCTTGATCTCATTGATTTTGACTCTGCTTCAGAG GTAAGTGGTTCGAAGTTTTTCTATTTGAAGAATGAGGCAGTGTTATTGGAGATGGCCCTCCTAAACTGGACGTTATCAGAAGTCATGAAGAAGGGCTTCACGCCCCTAACGACCCCTGAGATCGTGAGATCTTCTATTGTTGAGAAATGCGGTTTCCAACCTCGTGGAGATAATACTCAG GTTTATTCTATAGATGGAACTGACCAATGTCTCATTGGCACGGCTGAAATCCCCGTAGGAGGAATCCACATGGATTCTATTCTTCTTGAATCAGCACTACCTTTGAAATATATAGCATTCTCTCATTGCTTCCGAACCGAAGCTGGTGCAGCTGGCGCCGCTACAAA AGGTCTTTACCGAGTCCATCAATTCAGCAAAGCAGAAATGTTTGTCCTGTGCCGACCTGAAGATAGTGAAACATTCCATGACGAACTCATTCAGATCGAAGAAGATCTGTTCACTTCTTTAGGATTACACTTCAA AACATTGGACATGGCCACAGCAGATTTAGGCGCTCCAGCTTACCGCAAGTTTGACATTGAAGCATGGATGCCCGGTTTAGGAAGATATGGCGAG ATATCAAGCGCATCAAACTGCACGGATTACCAAAGCCGGAGATTGGGAATCCGTTACCGCCCTTCTGAACCGGTTCAGACTGGTTCCAAGAAAGGCAAAGCGAGTCTTCCGGCTACTAAGTTTGTACACACTCTAAACGCTACAGCTTGTGCTGTCCCAAGGATGATGGTGTGTTTGCTGGAGAATTACCAGCAAGACGATGGATCCGTGGTGATCCCTGAGCCCCTCAGGCCTTTCATGGGAGGCATTGAGATCATTAAACCCAAGCTTAGATAA
- the LOC106412010 gene encoding serine--tRNA ligase, chloroplastic/mitochondrial-like isoform X1, whose amino-acid sequence MGLHTLRLATVPLTFSTFTSRLFLKPIPPNTLQTLGQFSRHVHPRKPFLVRAFSASPAAVQEIPPTQASDSSAARPQWKASIDFKWIRDNKEAVEINIKNRNSNADLGGVIELYENMVNLQKEVEGIREERNNVAKKMKGKLEPSERERLVEEGKSLKESLVTLEEDLVKLQDELQQVARSIPNMTHPDVPVGGEDSSAIRKEVGSPREFSFPIKDHLQLGKDLDLIDFDSASEVSGSKFFYLKNEAVLLEMALLNWTLSEVMKKGFTPLTTPEIVRSSIVEKCGFQPRGDNTQVYSIDGTDQCLIGTAEIPVGGIHMDSILLESALPLKYIAFSHCFRTEAGAAGAATKGLYRVHQFSKAEMFVLCRPEDSETFHDELIQIEEDLFTSLGLHFKTLDMATADLGAPAYRKFDIEAWMPGLGRYGEISSASNCTDYQSRRLGIRYRPSEPVQTGSKKGKASLPATKFVHTLNATACAVPRMMVCLLENYQQDDGSVVIPEPLRPFMGGIEIIKPKLR is encoded by the exons ATGGGTTTACACACACTGAGACTCGCCACCGTCCCTTTGACCTTCTCCACATTCACCTCTCGCCTCTTCCTCAAACCAATCCCTCCCAATACTCTCCAAACACTTGGTCAATTCTCCCGCCATGTTCACCCGCGTAAGCCTTTCCTCGTCAGAGCCTTCTCCGCTTCCCCCGCCGCTGTACAAGAGATTCCACCCACGCAAGCTTCGGATTCCTCTG CTGCGAGGCCTCAGTGGAAGGCCTCCATTGACTTCAAGTGGATAAGGGATAACAAGGAAGCGGTTGAAATCAATATCAAGAATAGAAACTCGAATGCTGATTTGGGAGGTGTGATCGAGCTTTACGAGAACATGGTCAATCTCCAGAAG GAAGTTGAGGGGATTCGTGAGGAAAGGAACAACGTTGCCAAGAAGATGAAAGGGAAGCTTGAACCTTCAGAACGTGAAAGACTCGTTGAAGAAG gTAAAAGTCTTAAGGAGAGTCTTGTAACTCTGGAAGAAGACCTCGTGAAGCTTCAAGATGAGCTCCAACAAGTGGCACGGTCTataccaaatatgactcaccCTGATGTTCCTGTTGGTGGAGAGGATTCATCGGCTATTAGAAAGGAG GTTGGTAGTCCACGTGAGTTTAGTTTTCCAATCAAGGATCATCTTCAGCTTGGGAAGGATCTTGATCTCATTGATTTTGACTCTGCTTCAGAG GTAAGTGGTTCGAAGTTTTTCTATTTGAAGAATGAGGCAGTGTTATTGGAGATGGCCCTCCTAAACTGGACGTTATCAGAAGTCATGAAGAAGGGCTTCACGCCCCTAACGACCCCTGAGATCGTGAGATCTTCTATTGTTGAGAAATGCGGTTTCCAACCTCGTGGAGATAATACTCAG GTTTATTCTATAGATGGAACTGACCAATGTCTCATTGGCACGGCTGAAATCCCCGTAGGAGGAATCCACATGGATTCTATTCTTCTTGAATCAGCACTACCTTTGAAATATATAGCATTCTCTCATTGCTTCCGAACCGAAGCTGGTGCAGCTGGCGCCGCTACAAA AGGTCTTTACCGAGTCCATCAATTCAGCAAAGCAGAAATGTTTGTCCTGTGCCGACCTGAAGATAGTGAAACATTCCATGACGAACTCATTCAGATCGAAGAAGATCTGTTCACTTCTTTAGGATTACACTTCAA AACATTGGACATGGCCACAGCAGATTTAGGCGCTCCAGCTTACCGCAAGTTTGACATTGAAGCATGGATGCCCGGTTTAGGAAGATATGGCGAG ATATCAAGCGCATCAAACTGCACGGATTACCAAAGCCGGAGATTGGGAATCCGTTACCGCCCTTCTGAACCGGTTCAGACTGGTTCCAAGAAAGGCAAAGCGAGTCTTCCGGCTACTAAGTTTGTACACACTCTAAACGCTACAGCTTGTGCTGTCCCAAGGATGATGGTGTGTTTGCTGGAGAATTACCAGCAAGACGATGGATCCGTGGTGATCCCTGAGCCCCTCAGGCCTTTCATGGGAGGCATTGAGATCATTAAACCCAAGCTTAGATAA